From a single Pelotomaculum isophthalicicum JI genomic region:
- a CDS encoding HD domain-containing protein — protein sequence MITLEDIKKDPVVDSFIRKGNKYLGVIGYTEHSYRHVNLVSSIARNVLERLGFPQRQAELAAIAGYMHDLGNVVNRTEHGISGAVIAYPILMQMGMHPDEIATVISAIANHEEQYGNAVNSVAAALIVADKSDVHRSRVRNPDFATFDIHDRVNYAVEHSFLWVADDKRAITMELTIDIDICPVMEYFEIFLSRMIMCRRAANFLKCNFELVINGAKLL from the coding sequence ATGATCACCCTGGAGGATATCAAGAAGGACCCAGTTGTTGACTCCTTTATCCGGAAAGGCAATAAATACCTTGGTGTGATCGGTTATACAGAGCATAGCTACCGTCATGTGAATCTGGTTTCCAGTATTGCCAGGAATGTTTTGGAGAGGTTGGGGTTTCCGCAACGACAAGCTGAATTGGCCGCAATAGCGGGGTATATGCATGACCTCGGTAACGTTGTCAACCGCACCGAACACGGTATTTCCGGGGCGGTAATCGCGTACCCGATTTTAATGCAAATGGGGATGCACCCTGATGAAATAGCCACAGTGATTTCGGCTATCGCCAACCACGAGGAACAATACGGAAACGCCGTAAACAGTGTCGCAGCGGCCCTGATTGTGGCGGACAAGTCCGATGTGCACCGCTCCAGGGTGAGGAACCCGGATTTTGCCACTTTTGATATCCACGACCGGGTGAACTATGCGGTAGAGCACTCTTTTTTATGGGTGGCAGACGATAAACGGGCTATTACCATGGAGTTGACCATTGACATTGACATTTGTCCCGTGATGGAGTATTTTGAAATATTTTTAAGCAGGATGATTATGTGCCGCAGGGCCGCGAACTTCTTGAAGTGCAATTTTGAACTGGTAATTAACGGAGCGAAGTTATTGTGA
- the yajC gene encoding preprotein translocase subunit YajC, whose amino-acid sequence MGITSQYGSLLYIVALFAILYFLMIRPQQQRQKRLQEMINNLKVGDRVVTVGGMYGTIDKIKDNSFIIRVSDNVRIEFQKNAVGQVVDSEAAEKE is encoded by the coding sequence GTGGGTATCACTTCTCAATATGGTTCATTGCTGTATATTGTCGCTCTCTTTGCGATTTTATACTTCTTGATGATCCGGCCCCAGCAGCAGCGTCAAAAAAGACTTCAGGAGATGATCAACAATCTGAAGGTTGGCGACCGGGTGGTTACTGTTGGCGGAATGTACGGCACAATAGATAAGATAAAGGATAACTCCTTCATCATAAGAGTATCCGATAACGTCCGGATAGAGTTCCAGAAAAATGCTGTCGGCCAGGTTGTCGACAGCGAAGCGGCAGAGAAGGAGTGA
- the tgt gene encoding tRNA guanosine(34) transglycosylase Tgt: MAISFTVTNKLKNGRARLGLLHTPHGTVETPVFMPVGTQATVKTMTPEEVWNVGGRLILSNTYHLYLRPGQELVRESGGLHRFMNWSGPILTDSGGFQVFSLGPLRKVSEEGVTFRSHIDGSEHFFSPEKAMEIQMALGSDIAMAFDECAPYPCSYEYALEALDRTSRWAERCLAVHRLEEQGVFGIVQGGVFPDLRKKSASEIVSLNFSGYAIGGLSVGEPKELMYEMLDYTVPFLPEEKPRYLMGVGSPDCLVEGVLRGIDMFDCVLPTRLARNGTVFTRRGKLVVRNAGNARDLTPLDPECSCYVCRNYSRAYVRHLIKAGEVLGIRLTTIHNLYFILGLMKELREAVREGKIVEYRDKFMEKYHSG; this comes from the coding sequence ATGGCCATCAGTTTTACCGTCACAAACAAACTTAAAAATGGACGTGCCCGTCTCGGGTTGCTGCATACTCCGCATGGAACGGTTGAAACTCCTGTTTTTATGCCCGTAGGCACCCAGGCTACAGTAAAGACCATGACCCCCGAGGAAGTCTGGAATGTGGGAGGCAGGCTAATCTTAAGCAACACTTATCACCTTTATCTGCGGCCCGGACAGGAGCTGGTGCGTGAGTCAGGCGGGCTGCACCGGTTTATGAACTGGTCCGGCCCTATTCTTACCGACAGTGGCGGTTTTCAGGTTTTTAGTCTGGGTCCGCTGCGCAAAGTATCTGAGGAAGGAGTCACTTTTCGTTCCCATATTGACGGTTCCGAGCACTTTTTCAGTCCTGAAAAAGCTATGGAAATACAAATGGCTCTAGGTTCGGACATTGCCATGGCTTTTGACGAGTGTGCCCCGTACCCGTGCAGTTATGAATATGCGCTGGAAGCCCTCGATCGTACCAGCCGCTGGGCTGAACGCTGCCTGGCCGTGCATCGGCTGGAGGAGCAAGGAGTATTCGGGATAGTACAAGGCGGGGTGTTTCCGGATTTGCGTAAAAAAAGCGCCAGCGAGATAGTCAGTCTCAATTTTTCAGGTTATGCCATCGGTGGTTTGAGTGTCGGTGAGCCAAAAGAATTGATGTATGAGATGCTGGATTATACCGTTCCATTTTTGCCGGAAGAAAAGCCGCGCTACCTGATGGGTGTCGGCTCGCCTGATTGCCTTGTGGAAGGTGTGCTGAGAGGAATTGATATGTTTGACTGTGTTCTGCCAACCAGGCTTGCCCGGAACGGAACAGTTTTCACCCGCCGCGGCAAGCTTGTGGTGCGCAACGCCGGAAACGCGAGAGATTTAACCCCGCTTGACCCGGAATGCAGTTGTTATGTCTGCCGGAACTATAGCCGCGCGTATGTTCGCCACTTGATCAAAGCCGGTGAAGTGTTGGGCATCCGTTTGACGACCATTCATAACCTATACTTTATTCTAGGACTGATGAAAGAACTCAGGGAAGCGGTACGCGAGGGGAAAATAGTGGAATATAGAGATAAATTTATGGAAAAATACCATAGCGGTTAA
- the queA gene encoding tRNA preQ1(34) S-adenosylmethionine ribosyltransferase-isomerase QueA has product MNLTDFDYFLPEEMIAQEPVSRRDSSKLMVLHLDNAPLEHRRFTDLVDYLRPGDTLVINETKVIPARLFGIKDTTGARVEVLILKQLEKNRWEALVRPGKRLSAGTKIIFGDGLLEALVLDHTDFGGRVLEFSYNGLFEEILDRVGTMPIPPYIKKPLSDKQRYQTIYARQAGSAAAPTAGLHFSRELLERILNMGVIIVPVLLHVGLGTFRPVQVNDIREHHMHAEYYEISEEAASAINETKRRKGRLVAVGTTTTRCLESAAGENGKICPGSGWTDIFIYPGYRFKLVESLVTNFHLPKSTLLMMVSALAGKDKIMAAYNEAVRLKYRFFSFGDAMLII; this is encoded by the coding sequence GTGAATTTGACTGATTTTGATTATTTCCTCCCTGAGGAGATGATTGCCCAGGAACCGGTAAGCCGGAGGGACTCTTCCAAGTTAATGGTCCTGCATCTTGACAATGCGCCTCTGGAGCACCGCCGGTTTACGGATTTGGTTGATTATCTCAGGCCGGGAGATACTCTGGTTATAAATGAGACAAAAGTTATACCCGCCCGCCTCTTTGGCATAAAAGATACCACCGGAGCGAGGGTGGAAGTGCTGATCTTAAAACAACTGGAAAAGAACCGTTGGGAGGCGCTGGTGCGTCCGGGAAAAAGGCTGTCGGCAGGCACGAAGATTATATTCGGTGACGGTCTGCTGGAAGCTCTGGTTTTGGACCACACAGATTTCGGTGGCCGGGTGCTGGAGTTCAGTTATAACGGTCTTTTCGAAGAAATCCTGGATCGGGTTGGTACGATGCCAATTCCCCCATATATTAAAAAGCCGCTATCAGATAAGCAACGTTATCAAACAATTTACGCCCGTCAGGCGGGGTCGGCGGCGGCTCCCACTGCCGGGCTTCATTTTTCACGGGAGCTGCTGGAACGGATTTTGAATATGGGTGTGATAATCGTTCCCGTGTTGCTGCATGTGGGGTTAGGTACCTTCCGCCCTGTGCAGGTGAATGATATCCGGGAGCATCATATGCACGCGGAGTATTATGAGATCTCAGAAGAGGCAGCCAGTGCCATTAACGAAACTAAGCGAAGGAAAGGACGATTGGTTGCCGTTGGCACCACTACGACCCGTTGTCTGGAAAGCGCTGCCGGTGAAAATGGCAAGATTTGCCCAGGCTCAGGCTGGACTGATATTTTTATATACCCGGGATATCGTTTTAAACTAGTGGAAAGTCTGGTCACCAATTTTCATTTGCCTAAGTCCACTCTGCTGATGATGGTATCCGCCCTCGCCGGAAAAGATAAGATAATGGCGGCATATAACGAGGCTGTACGGTTAAAATACCGGTTTTTTAGTTTCGGCGACGCGATGTTAATAATATAA
- a CDS encoding SpoIID/LytB domain-containing protein, with the protein MKLKVTTRQFPVFLSVIFSLLLPVVAEGAQKSETVRVALERQAKSLSFIANGDYQLIDLSNNKVITKIGRKESWQVDLQAGQIMFQSSGKKFGPFSGPVVVQENNTRISVIAANKNVVERISMNDLVALNASEESVNLGENTSLYVRNDRAQKELASSSGLNLISLLEGAEYKRYRGNIEFRVESGGLVAINELNIEDYLRGVVPAEMPSSWPAEALKAQAVVARNYALQKVEATSGSSYNLTNDQFSQVYSGYDAEVSATDKAIEETRGVVMLNRGNLISAFFHSSSGGYTENSEDVWYNALPYIKYKVDPYDKNNLHYNWQVNYTAAQLLEVFKSAGYKFKNITGIDTAYTASGARVKKLTVSGVGTDGKPLRAEIANADNVRIALGLKSALFTLKKVYDKDKNLTGVNITGSGWGHGLGLSQWGANGMAKQGYKYQDILKYYYSEINIVENYGK; encoded by the coding sequence GTGAAATTAAAAGTAACGACAAGGCAGTTCCCGGTTTTTCTGTCGGTTATTTTCTCGCTTTTGCTTCCGGTTGTAGCGGAGGGGGCGCAGAAGTCTGAAACGGTGCGGGTGGCTCTTGAAAGACAAGCTAAATCTTTGAGCTTTATAGCAAATGGTGATTATCAATTAATTGATTTATCAAATAATAAGGTAATAACTAAAATAGGACGCAAGGAAAGCTGGCAAGTGGATTTACAGGCCGGTCAAATAATGTTCCAGAGTTCCGGAAAAAAATTCGGGCCTTTTAGCGGACCAGTCGTGGTTCAAGAAAATAATACGCGTATTAGTGTTATTGCTGCGAACAAAAATGTTGTGGAAAGAATATCGATGAATGATCTAGTGGCGTTGAATGCCTCGGAGGAATCTGTAAACCTTGGTGAAAACACCAGTCTATATGTTAGAAACGACCGGGCTCAGAAGGAATTGGCCTCAAGCAGCGGATTAAACTTGATTTCATTGCTGGAGGGAGCGGAATACAAGCGCTACCGCGGCAATATTGAATTCCGTGTGGAAAGTGGCGGTCTTGTGGCAATAAATGAATTGAACATTGAGGATTACCTGCGTGGAGTGGTCCCGGCGGAAATGCCGTCTTCCTGGCCGGCTGAAGCGCTGAAAGCCCAGGCTGTCGTGGCGCGCAACTATGCCCTCCAGAAAGTTGAAGCTACCAGCGGCTCCAGCTATAATTTGACAAATGACCAGTTCAGTCAAGTCTATTCAGGCTATGACGCGGAGGTATCCGCCACCGACAAAGCAATTGAGGAAACCCGCGGGGTGGTTATGCTCAACCGGGGCAACTTAATTTCCGCTTTTTTCCACTCGAGCAGCGGCGGTTATACCGAGAATAGCGAGGATGTCTGGTATAATGCCTTGCCGTATATAAAATACAAGGTAGACCCGTATGATAAGAACAATTTGCATTATAACTGGCAGGTCAATTATACAGCTGCTCAGTTGTTGGAAGTGTTCAAGAGCGCCGGTTATAAATTCAAGAATATTACCGGTATTGATACGGCCTATACCGCTTCCGGCGCCAGGGTGAAAAAACTGACGGTTAGCGGTGTGGGAACCGACGGCAAGCCTTTGCGGGCTGAGATTGCGAACGCGGACAACGTAAGAATTGCTCTTGGCCTGAAAAGCGCTTTATTTACTTTGAAAAAAGTGTACGATAAGGATAAAAATCTTACCGGAGTGAATATAACCGGCAGCGGTTGGGGGCATGGTTTGGGTCTATCACAATGGGGAGCCAACGGTATGGCCAAACAAGGTTATAAGTACCAGGATATTTTGAAATACTATTATTCGGAAATTAATATTGTTGAGAATTACGGCAAGTAA
- a CDS encoding DUF2905 domain-containing protein → MLESFGKMILLLGLFLIIIGGLLLIGGKLFGLGHLPGDIFVQKQNFSFYFPVVTCVVLSILLTIIVNLFMRR, encoded by the coding sequence ATGTTAGAATCATTCGGCAAGATGATCCTTCTCTTAGGTCTGTTTCTGATTATAATTGGCGGGCTGCTCCTGATCGGTGGCAAATTGTTCGGACTGGGGCACCTGCCTGGGGATATATTCGTTCAGAAGCAAAACTTTAGCTTTTATTTTCCCGTGGTAACTTGTGTTGTTCTAAGTATTCTGCTTACGATAATTGTTAACTTGTTCATGCGCCGGTAG
- a CDS encoding epoxyqueuosine reductase QueH: protein MKILLHICCGPCSIYPVQQLRETGMDIYGYFYNPNIHPYTEFERRKETLEKYAADIGLNVIFDNNYQLEEFLQGIVHRESKRCQFCYSMRLSQAARVARKGEFDYFSTTLLVSPYQKHDLIRETGEAIGDRYGVPFYYADFRNGYREAVGLSKKLGMYRQQYCGCIYSEKERYCRGAKTSGGKKANLGI, encoded by the coding sequence ATGAAAATATTGTTGCATATTTGCTGCGGTCCTTGCTCAATATACCCTGTTCAGCAATTGAGAGAAACAGGAATGGATATTTACGGGTATTTCTATAATCCAAACATTCACCCATATACCGAATTTGAAAGGCGCAAGGAAACTCTGGAGAAGTATGCCGCGGATATAGGCCTCAATGTTATTTTTGATAATAATTATCAACTGGAGGAATTCTTACAAGGTATTGTCCATAGAGAGTCAAAACGTTGCCAGTTTTGTTATTCAATGCGCCTAAGCCAAGCGGCCAGGGTGGCTAGAAAAGGAGAGTTTGACTACTTTAGCACAACTTTGCTGGTAAGTCCTTACCAGAAACACGATTTGATCAGGGAAACCGGTGAAGCGATAGGGGATAGATATGGGGTCCCGTTTTACTACGCCGATTTTAGAAATGGCTACCGTGAGGCTGTTGGTTTATCAAAGAAACTGGGTATGTACAGGCAGCAATATTGCGGCTGCATATATAGTGAAAAAGAACGTTATTGCCGCGGCGCTAAGACGTCCGGCGGGAAAAAAGCTAACTTGGGTATATAA
- a CDS encoding YebC/PmpR family DNA-binding transcriptional regulator — translation MSGHSKWATIKRKKAKVDAQRGKLFTRLAREIMVAARRGGKDPDGNMQLKTAIQRAKEANIPNENIMRAIQKGAGELGGENYEEFNYEGYGPGGVAVMIEIMTDNRNRTASEIRYLFSRNGGSLGESGCVAWMFQEKGLIVVEKANCKYSEDDLMLLSIETGAEDFKVSDDESYEITTEPGDMMTVKESLEKSGVEIAYAEVTKLPLNTVKLEGQEAEQMVKLIDALEEHDDVQNVYTNFETDMLADM, via the coding sequence ATGTCCGGACATTCTAAGTGGGCTACTATCAAACGCAAAAAAGCTAAAGTAGATGCTCAACGGGGTAAACTGTTTACACGCTTGGCCAGAGAAATTATGGTTGCCGCGAGACGAGGGGGTAAAGACCCGGATGGCAATATGCAACTTAAAACCGCTATTCAAAGAGCCAAGGAAGCAAATATCCCGAATGAGAATATTATGCGCGCTATACAAAAGGGAGCGGGTGAACTAGGCGGTGAAAATTATGAGGAGTTTAACTATGAAGGTTATGGACCCGGCGGAGTTGCGGTAATGATTGAGATAATGACCGATAACCGTAACCGTACGGCAAGTGAAATAAGATATCTGTTTTCAAGAAACGGCGGCAGTCTGGGTGAATCCGGATGTGTCGCCTGGATGTTCCAGGAAAAAGGATTGATTGTGGTTGAGAAAGCAAACTGCAAATATAGCGAAGATGATTTGATGTTGTTGAGTATTGAAACGGGCGCGGAGGATTTTAAGGTAAGTGATGATGAATCCTATGAGATTACAACTGAGCCCGGTGACATGATGACGGTAAAAGAATCCCTGGAAAAGTCCGGTGTCGAGATAGCCTATGCGGAGGTTACTAAGCTTCCATTAAACACTGTCAAACTGGAAGGACAAGAAGCGGAACAGATGGTAAAATTAATAGATGCGCTTGAGGAACACGATGACGTGCAAAATGTTTATACTAACTTCGAGACGGATATGTTGGCGGATATGTAG
- a CDS encoding heterodisulfide reductase-related iron-sulfur binding cluster, whose protein sequence is MQYFCQAVFLQKKIAEYPLSGIFHGFIMWGFIVLIFSSLDMAAIVLFKAEITFLEHPWFLFLRDLFILLVSIGIIGFTFRRLFLKLFKQNWFHSSFRNYAIPILIFFIFLSELLYLSIHSILMERALPGAWLVVAFSDRLSFLGAPALLILMEISWWFHYLTIFSLLFIIPNSKHLHLVFAPFNIYWRSLRTKGSLQPASLAETSKQVRGVNTVDDFTWKQLLDTFSCVLCGRCHRECPSERSKEWLKPKRLNGFIRTYLEEEGSELLKNKPSIKMAGDLFHYDFIWSCTTCGGCNEACPVSIDHLSKIIDMRRGIVSEGKHIPPAMKEFFNNLEQSDNPYGKPRKPGHDYIWAGELGIPSISEKPDADYLFFVGCQGTFDKPTQKAAAAFAKILQSAKVDFAILGKEERCCGETARRMGNEPLFQKIAQGNISSWAKYGINKIITFCPHCFNTFKNEYPQFGGNYDIISHAAFLADLLRQGRLQITHPRNTAVNYHDACYLGRFNDIYEQPRYVLRSVPGVRLIEMPRNKKGSFCCGAGGGRFWTRSERENPISVNRVKEALATEASMVITACPYCRTIFKEKTERQEPGDIMVLDIAELLLSALSD, encoded by the coding sequence TTGCAATATTTCTGTCAGGCTGTTTTCCTGCAAAAAAAGATTGCGGAATATCCTCTTTCCGGCATTTTCCACGGTTTTATCATGTGGGGTTTTATTGTTTTAATATTTAGCAGTTTGGACATGGCGGCCATAGTTCTTTTTAAAGCGGAAATAACATTCTTGGAGCATCCATGGTTCTTGTTTTTAAGAGATCTTTTTATTTTATTGGTATCAATAGGGATTATTGGTTTTACTTTTCGCCGCTTATTTTTAAAACTTTTTAAACAAAACTGGTTTCATAGTTCATTTAGGAATTATGCTATTCCTATTTTAATTTTTTTCATTTTCCTTAGCGAACTCCTTTACTTATCCATTCATTCCATATTAATGGAAAGAGCATTGCCTGGCGCCTGGCTGGTTGTTGCTTTTTCTGACAGGCTTTCTTTCCTTGGCGCGCCTGCCTTGCTCATTCTCATGGAAATAAGTTGGTGGTTTCACTATTTAACGATTTTTTCTCTTCTATTTATTATTCCAAACTCTAAACATCTTCACCTTGTCTTTGCCCCTTTTAATATCTATTGGCGTTCTTTGCGTACGAAAGGATCCCTTCAGCCGGCTTCACTGGCGGAAACAAGTAAACAAGTACGCGGTGTAAACACAGTTGATGATTTTACCTGGAAGCAGTTGCTTGATACCTTTAGCTGTGTGCTTTGCGGGCGCTGCCATCGGGAGTGCCCGTCGGAACGTAGTAAAGAATGGTTAAAGCCCAAAAGACTAAACGGTTTTATCCGCACATATCTGGAAGAAGAGGGTTCTGAGCTTTTAAAAAACAAACCTTCAATAAAAATGGCAGGCGACCTTTTCCACTATGATTTTATTTGGAGTTGCACTACCTGTGGCGGGTGTAACGAAGCTTGCCCCGTATCTATTGACCATCTCTCCAAAATTATTGATATGCGACGCGGTATCGTATCGGAGGGAAAACATATCCCCCCTGCCATGAAAGAGTTTTTTAATAATCTTGAGCAATCGGATAATCCTTACGGTAAACCACGAAAACCCGGTCACGACTATATTTGGGCCGGTGAATTAGGGATTCCAAGCATTTCTGAAAAGCCCGATGCCGATTATTTGTTTTTTGTCGGCTGTCAGGGAACTTTTGACAAACCAACCCAAAAAGCGGCTGCGGCTTTTGCCAAAATACTGCAATCAGCCAAAGTGGACTTCGCAATTCTCGGAAAGGAAGAGCGGTGTTGCGGTGAAACGGCCAGAAGGATGGGTAATGAACCTCTTTTTCAAAAAATAGCCCAGGGGAATATTTCCAGTTGGGCGAAGTACGGTATCAATAAGATTATTACCTTCTGTCCCCACTGCTTTAATACCTTTAAAAATGAATATCCTCAATTTGGCGGGAATTATGACATCATTTCACACGCGGCTTTTTTGGCCGACCTTCTGCGGCAGGGCAGACTCCAGATTACCCACCCGCGGAATACTGCCGTTAACTATCATGATGCTTGTTATCTGGGGCGATTTAATGATATTTATGAGCAGCCCAGGTATGTATTGAGATCAGTACCTGGCGTGCGTTTAATAGAAATGCCCAGGAACAAAAAGGGATCATTTTGCTGCGGTGCCGGCGGCGGACGTTTCTGGACCAGGTCGGAAAGAGAAAACCCGATAAGTGTTAATCGAGTTAAAGAGGCCTTGGCTACAGAGGCTTCAATGGTTATTACCGCCTGCCCCTATTGTCGTACTATTTTTAAGGAAAAAACAGAGCGGCAGGAACCAGGTGACATTATGGTTCTGGATATAGCAGAATTATTGCTCTCAGCCCTTTCCGACTAA
- a CDS encoding globin-coupled sensor protein translates to MVNNISRNDQIDFLNITTEDLALMGKFKDIFIKEADRVVDAFYNHILKYPELRNLIEAKSTVNRLKETQRKYFISLASDTINEDYVKQRLYIGQKHREVGLFPKWYIGAYQIYYKEIFKILQKTCNNENNTEFIQANIAFQKRLNFDMQLAIENYIIDQLRQLVAFNGDIESAAAIIGEIAEQTNMVSLNASIEAARAGDNGRTFAVVAAEVRKLADLSAKSAKDITSLAQKNRKTIEQMGSGK, encoded by the coding sequence ATGGTAAATAATATTTCCCGTAATGATCAGATAGACTTTTTAAATATAACTACCGAAGATTTAGCGCTAATGGGTAAATTTAAGGATATTTTTATCAAAGAAGCTGATCGGGTTGTAGATGCATTCTATAATCATATTCTGAAATATCCTGAGTTAAGAAACTTAATAGAAGCCAAAAGTACTGTTAATCGTTTAAAAGAAACTCAAAGAAAGTATTTTATTAGTTTAGCCTCGGACACTATTAATGAAGATTACGTGAAGCAACGGCTTTATATCGGCCAAAAACATCGTGAGGTGGGCCTTTTTCCTAAGTGGTACATAGGTGCCTATCAAATATATTACAAGGAAATATTTAAAATATTACAAAAAACTTGTAACAATGAAAATAATACCGAATTTATTCAGGCAAATATTGCTTTTCAAAAACGTTTAAATTTTGATATGCAACTAGCAATAGAAAATTATATTATCGATCAGCTACGGCAGTTAGTAGCTTTTAATGGTGATATTGAGTCAGCGGCTGCTATTATTGGAGAAATAGCAGAACAAACCAATATGGTTTCATTAAATGCTTCAATAGAGGCAGCAAGGGCTGGGGATAACGGACGAACTTTTGCTGTTGTTGCCGCAGAAGTAAGAAAACTTGCCGATCTTTCAGCAAAATCTGCTAAAGACATTACTAGTCTGGCACAGAAAAATAGAAAAACAATTGAACAAATGGGTAGTGGTAAATAA
- a CDS encoding TM1266 family iron-only hydrogenase system putative regulator yields MEKHVCIIGILVNQKSENAPKVQQILTKYGSLILLRSGIPYSKCDRGIINLTVEATPDELDSMNKELSIIEDIVVKSMILANNGLEAWNYLEKVFSDMGANFTEQVQLVITDIEMPKMDGHHLTKRIKEHTELAKLPVVIFSSLITDDLLHKGEAVGADAQISKPQYPTLINTVDKLIL; encoded by the coding sequence ATGGAAAAACATGTTTGTATTATTGGTATTTTAGTTAATCAAAAATCAGAAAATGCACCCAAAGTACAGCAAATATTGACGAAATATGGCTCATTAATTTTACTTCGTAGTGGAATTCCTTATTCTAAATGTGATCGTGGCATAATAAACCTAACGGTAGAAGCCACTCCTGATGAACTGGATAGTATGAATAAAGAGCTTAGTATTATTGAGGATATTGTCGTTAAATCAATGATATTAGCTAATAACGGGTTAGAAGCCTGGAATTATCTAGAAAAGGTTTTCAGTGATATGGGGGCAAATTTTACAGAACAAGTTCAGTTAGTGATTACTGACATCGAAATGCCCAAAATGGACGGACACCATTTGACGAAACGCATTAAAGAACACACGGAACTCGCCAAATTACCCGTTGTTATTTTTTCATCACTAATAACAGATGATCTGCTACATAAAGGTGAAGCGGTAGGAGCCGATGCACAGATAAGTAAGCCGCAGTATCCAACTTTAATTAACACTGTTGACAAGCTTATTTTGTAA
- the cydB gene encoding cytochrome d ubiquinol oxidase subunit II has translation MELQMLWFGLWGLLWAVYFMLDGFDLGVGILAPFIGKSEMEKRILINTVGPVWDGNEVWLLAAGGVTFAAFPTTYAYMFSYLYAPLLIILFALIGRGVSFEFRGKVDSDSWRKTWDIALFLGSLVPALLFGVAFGNIFQGLPMDAQGYHGSLLTLLNPYGLLAGSLFLLLFLEHAAIWVSVKTEGELEARARALAAKLWWLLLLAAAGFLVLTAFATKLYINFMSSPACFAVPAAAVIALLGMKMLISGKKSVAAFFSSCVTIVTVTFTGVIGLFPNLIPSSLDPRYSLTAFNSSASQYTLKIMTLVVAIFIPIVIAYQVWTYIIFKHPVTEKDLSDPDSGAY, from the coding sequence ATGGAATTGCAGATGCTCTGGTTTGGCCTGTGGGGCCTGCTCTGGGCGGTCTATTTCATGCTCGACGGATTTGACCTGGGAGTGGGAATATTGGCCCCTTTTATTGGGAAAAGCGAGATGGAGAAAAGGATATTGATCAACACTGTCGGCCCGGTCTGGGACGGCAACGAAGTTTGGCTCCTTGCCGCCGGCGGCGTGACGTTTGCCGCCTTTCCAACAACGTATGCCTACATGTTTAGCTATCTTTACGCGCCGCTTTTAATCATTTTGTTCGCCCTGATCGGACGTGGCGTATCCTTTGAGTTCCGGGGCAAGGTCGATTCGGATTCCTGGCGGAAGACGTGGGACATCGCACTCTTCCTGGGTAGCCTTGTACCAGCCCTGCTCTTTGGTGTAGCCTTTGGCAACATCTTTCAGGGCTTACCAATGGACGCCCAGGGTTACCACGGGAGTCTCCTGACTCTGTTGAACCCTTACGGCCTACTGGCCGGATCGCTCTTTTTGCTGCTTTTCCTGGAGCACGCAGCCATTTGGGTTTCTGTCAAGACGGAAGGTGAATTAGAAGCCAGAGCCCGGGCGCTTGCGGCAAAGCTGTGGTGGCTCCTGCTGTTGGCAGCCGCGGGGTTCCTGGTTCTTACCGCTTTTGCTACGAAGCTTTATATTAACTTTATGAGCAGTCCGGCCTGCTTCGCGGTTCCCGCCGCTGCTGTAATCGCTTTGTTAGGCATGAAAATGTTGATATCCGGGAAAAAGTCCGTAGCGGCTTTTTTCTCCTCCTGTGTGACGATTGTGACGGTCACTTTCACCGGGGTCATCGGTCTGTTTCCCAACCTGATACCATCAAGTCTTGACCCGAGGTATAGCCTGACGGCCTTTAATTCATCGGCCAGTCAATATACCTTGAAGATCATGACGCTGGTGGTGGCCATCTTTATACCCATTGTGATCGCTTACCAGGTCTGGACGTATATCATTTTTAAACACCCAGTTACGGAAAAAGATTTAAGTGACCCGGATTCCGGGGCATATTAA